The Myxocyprinus asiaticus isolate MX2 ecotype Aquarium Trade chromosome 19, UBuf_Myxa_2, whole genome shotgun sequence nucleotide sequence GGTAAGCGTTTCTTCCCAGGATCTTGTAAGACTTCTTTCAGAGATATATTTGGGTATAATATTAGGTATCCCACTATCTTTTGCCCTCTGTAGGCCACCAATCACCGTACACCTAGCATGTCCAGCCTGAACTCTCAGGAGTCCTCCAATGAAATTTGCAAGCTAACAGATAAGCAGCAGGCAGAGTACCGCAATGCCTACCAGGAATACATTGCCTCAATGGCTCAGCTTGAGGTAGGAATGGAGAAGCCTGGCCAGCACTCTAACTCTGAGGACAAGAGGAAAGATGGTGACCAGGATGGGCGCAAATCTGTTTCAAAGCGAGGGAGCAGCAAGTCAGCAACAGATAATACAGACTACGCTTCAGCAGACACTTTAGATCCCATAACCGAAGAAGACGAGAAGGTTGATCATGGGTCATCGAAGTCGGTACTGGGACGCAAGACATCTGGAGAGAAGGTGAGCCTCTTCCAGGGTGCCGATCTGAAGCTGAAGGCTGCTGGTGGTTTACGCTACCAGAAACTGACCAGTGATGATGAAGAGTCAGAGGAGTCTGACAATGCTCCTCTGCTTAAGGATGGAAAGAAACCTGACTCTAAGGCCTCTGATGTTAGTGATCGATCTTTGACGAAAGGTAAGGATTACCTTTCAGACAAGAAGGATTCATCTGACTCAGGTGTCCGTTCCAATGAAAGCTCGCCCAACCATTCTCTACAAGACGAAGAGGCCGACCTGTCGCAGTCTGAGAGGGCTAACCTGATCGACCTGGATGAGGAGAATTCAGCCCGAAAGAGAGGACTGCCCAGTAGTTTGAGTGGCCTCCAAGACCCAGCTATCACCCGCATGTCCATTTGCTCAGAGGATCAGTGCAGTCTACTGGCCAGCAGCCCTGAGGAGAGCTGGCCATCCTCCAAGAGCTACAACCTCAACCGAACACCCAGCAACACCACCCTCAATAACAACACCAACACCCAACAAGGAAACAACATTCGCCACCCCACAGATAGCTCCAACACCACTTCAACAACCAACACTGGCAGTGATGTAATCATAACTCCTGGTTCCAGCACCACATCCACCACCACCCAAAATGAGAATGTCCGTGTGGTGCATCTGAAGAGGGGGCTTAACCCAGGAGATCCCCCTGAGATCCTCAGAGTGTCCTCTGAGACAGTCACCTTCGGAGAGGAGCGAGAGAGCATCCTGTAGGCAAAATTTGGATCTATCAGTGTCTGGTCTTTTTAGGCTAATTAATGTCCTCTATTGAGGTGTCAACGCATGTTTTGTGGAATGCTTAAATATGTGTAATGGTGGTTAATTGTAACATTTCTAAATGTTTAGTGTAGTTAAAGTGGTGTTTTATTCACATAGTCCATTACCTAGTTACCCATCAGTTATAGTTAAGTCCGTGTAAGTGCCATTTCCATACAGTATTAATAGCTCAATCACTTAAACAAGTCAGCCTCGCTAAATGTAGTTGAATAGACAAACTAATCCATGGCTATAAAGCATTTCGGAATCTCACATAGGACAAGTTTCAGCAGTGTCtcccaaaagaaaaaaatggaaactAATTTAAAGGCATTCAGAGGCATCAAACACTTCGCAAACTTTGAATATGAGCAGTCATTCTCAAAGTAAATATGGTTTGGAAATGTGCTGTATTAAATTGTGTTTATTGCATGCTTGTACTGGAGTAACAGTAGTAAGCAGTGACAAGCATGTGTCAGACTGCATTGAGGATTAAATTAGGCAGTAGGAACTGCATGCCCTTAAGATTAGTCTTTAGCAGTTAACTGTACTTTTGACAAATGTCTTTAAAGGTAAAACGTGTTTTGTGTTCTAGATGGAATGAAATAAATACACATCGGCCACCTGCATCCTTCTTGAGTCTTTTTGTTTTAAGTGGAAAATGTATTGAAATCAATCTTTTGCTCTTCTGTGCTAACGGTTTGCTATGAGTAAACTAATTTTAGTACCGTGAATTACAGATGGATGACACTAGTAGCTTGGGCATTACAATTATGAGATCCCACACCCTGAACACGTCTGAGTGGCATTTGCGAAACAAAAACTTAATAATGTGAGAGTAGCTTAACAGCCACTGGAGGGATGTTTAGTTAATAAGCTGTATGTACatgaaaagggaaaaaatacacaaaaacatgaCACCAACATAATACATAGCATTTAATTATGTATAAAAGTGCAATTTatgttataattataaaatttctGTAATATTATAAACACCACACTTCCAGCAGAAAGagaaaatattacatttgacAATGTCCGCAGCCTGTGACGGACTCTATTAGAGATGTTCAAATGCGTGTTTGTTTTGCGCAACACCTTAACATACTTTTGTTGCAATAATCCTGTACATTGCTCGCTTAATTACGTTATTCCTTTTCCATTTCTCCATTCTTTTTTAATCTTCCTTTGGAAGaaagaatataaagtttgtagtAAGCTCAGAAACTTTTCATGTCCATTTAAGGGAAATCCCTGTCATTCAAGACGAAGTCCAGGCGAATGACACCggacacaaaaaaaagaaaacacacaaaaaggtCCTGTTTTTGCTCCATGACCGAAACACCTGCAAAAgattggaagagagagagagaggcctgtTTAGAGAAGGCAAAAGGACAGAGATCTAGACAGACTGGCGTCAGGGAGGAAGCcgcaggactttttttttttttttggacttttaACCAAACACTAGTGAAACACTGGGCAATCCCATACAGCTCCAGATGGAGGGGTCTACGTCGATCATCTTCGGTGATGGTTTATAACAACTTTAATAAGTTCATAATGATCATACAGTTCTTAACAGATCAGTTATTCATGTACAATCAAATATGAATTTAgcctatctgaaaaaaaaaaaaacattttataacatttcAATTCGAATGCAAATGAacaaatttagattttattaGATTCTACTTTTTAGTCATTTTGCCAAATAAAGGTACAAATATATAGAAGCATCCAACCAGAAGTGCAAAAAGCtatattaatgcattaggtatcacaaacttacaatgaacaatatattttttacagcatttattaatctttcttAATGTTAACAAtataactgttcattgttagttcatagtacattaactaatgataacatacacaacttttgatttgtaaacatttattgttatatgttgaaattaacattaaccaagattaataaatgctgtaaaagtattgttaatggTTAGTTCatttctaatgttaacaaatgaaacctttttccaaagtgttaacaaataaattataaagtGCAAATTTTAAAAGATGCAAATGGGTGACTGGCCAGTGCAAATGAGTAAACAGTAGAAGGTGCTTTAAATGAATGAGATAACTATTACAGTGCAAATTACATGTTAAAATACAGAATATGTAGAATAGTCATTTGTGTTGAAATGTGCAAGAATTACAGTGCAAATGTTCAATGTTAAGCATTATACAATGTTTGATAACTGGTTATTAAAAGTTATAGAGTGTTCCAGTGTTTTTTATGAAGTCAGTGCTGTTTTGATCAAGTATAGCTACAGCATGCAAGAAAACTGGCAAACAGCCCAAACTGGCTCATGTGCACAGGTTTAACTTTGTTACAACTTAATATATTTTTGATCTCATGTGGAACTATCAAGCTCAGTGTAGAAGAACATCCAACTTACCATGTCAACGAGATAGGGCCATGAGGTCATCTGAGTTAAGATCTCTTTGAGGGATACTGGGCTGTTAATTAACAGAGGCAAACAATTATTTCCACTGTAGCAGCCAGCAAAAACTGCATTTAACTTTTGTTCACTTTTACACATTACTGCTGAGATTACATTGCAGAATGAgatttatgtatataaatatactggCATCAGTACTTGCATCACATTGCATTTTCCTGTATTtcaaatctttattttattttgaaaataatgtacaaattaattatgatttaatatgttgtttatttttcattatcacTTTGAATTACCACTGTGACATGTGTTCTACAACTTGCCTTGCCTTACCTGGAAAGAGATGATGCTGATATCAGCGCCGAGTGATTTGACAGTCTTTTGTGGGGGGGCCTGTCCGAGCGGGTTCTGTTCCAGTGCGATCTGAAGATCCAGAATGTAATCTATGACGTGCTGCAAGATCTCCATTTTACTCACGCTCTTGTTCTGCGGTAGACTCGGCACGAGCTCCTTCAACCTGCTGTAGCAGTCATTCATGTTGTACAGTAGACTGAGAGGGTCGTCCAAGGAGGTCTTGATCCGCGAGATGCCACGGTCATTATGCTCCGAAAAATATAAGGCAGGTTTCCTTATAGACCGCACAGGACTTACCGCCTTCATAGTGAATATACTGATGTTCTTGTTTAATTTTACTACATGCGATTCTCCCACAGCTCTGTGCTCAAAACCTTACCTAAGCTTGTTGTCAGTGCGTTTATTTAGCAACCGAGCTGGGTTTGTTATAAGGGATAAAGAATTAAGCGGATTGGTCAATAAAGTGACGTCCCTCTGTGAACCGCGGCGTCAACATTGGCCAAATTTGCGGCACGTGAGAAACCTCCCACATCCTCTGCATTCTTTCCTCGCGCTGTGTATCTGAGCAACTGTGTGCAGATACTGACAACATAACATCCAGTCCCTTTTCATAGTATTCAATTACAGAACGTGTTGTTTTTGCAAGAGCTACACATTTTCATTGTctcacagctttaaaaaaaaaaaaaaaaaattagattgcATTCAGATTTTGTTGGAtttgttaacatttaaaaatggcaactGCCTTTTTAAAAATTCATCTCATTAAAAgcttatttcacccaaaaattataatttactcaccctcataccatcccagatgtgaatgaatttaactgaacacaaacgaagatttttagaagaatatcccagctctgtaggtcctcacaatgcaagtgaataccaaaaatgttaagctccataaagcacataaaggcagcataaaagttagccataagactccagtggttaaatccatgtcttcagaagtgatttgatagttgtgggtgagaaacagatcaatatttaagtactttttactataaattctcctccctgcccagtaggtagcgatatgcatgaagaatgcaaatcaccataaacaaaagaagaagaatgtgaaagtgaaagtggagattgatagtaaaatatatatatatatatatatatatatatatatatatatatatatatatatatatatatatatatatatatatatatatatatataaagacttaaatattgatctgcttctcaccctcacctattatattgcttctgaagatatagatttaaccactggagtcttatggattatgtttacGCTGCCTTCTTAAAATCgctatgttcagcagaagaaagtcatacacatctgagatggcataagggttatTAAATGATAagagtgttttcatttttgggttaactgggcagctgtggctcaggtggtagagtgggttggccactaatcacagggttggcagttcaattcctggcccacatgactccacatactgaagtgtccttgggcaagacaatgaaccccaagttgctcccaatggcaggctagcaccttgcatgaCTGTTCTGCCATCTttggtgtgtgaatgggtgaatgagtcacagtgtaaagtgctttggaactgttaaggtaaaaaaaaaaaaaaagcactatataagtgcagaccatttaactatccctttaagttctttAAAAAGCGGAagtttatttcttatttatttttattttttgacctgacacggcatctaaaaacacGTCTCCTGTGCAAGACGCTGAAAAATGGGTCATTCTcattttcagttcagttttctGAGGATAAACAATTTTTAACATCttgtcattattttattcataaaggacaacttgactattgttctttattttattaatgtgattacttttccaacaaaataatcagtaaagtaatctgattacagttttttaataatttgtagtggattgcttttttagtaacttacccaacactgtttgtaTCACCAGTGACaaattcacttaaaaaaataatttggtgTCAGTCACACTAATCAGACTAAAATCCATAAATCATACTAAGTCGTTTTAATTATCACATAATTATTAAACACCAATAACACCGATGACATATTTAAATTAACCAtgtgaaaaaatgtaaatgaataactTTTTCAACATGTTGGGAAAATCACTGTGTGCACATTTGAGCAGCCGcttcttcctctgaactttgaccttgaaAGTTCTTTTACACAACTTTTggtattttcaaatttttttaacattgataacaccaatgacatgaaatcaagggacaaacattatttttaaattatttaaattataaattacttcttttgtttagcttttttgcacacttgttatgccttgcactaatgcttgacctgagaaaacaaaatgagtaaaactaaacataaataactgtaaatgtcatagaagtggtgtacctaATGATGGGAACAAGGGTTTTTTCAATTACAATATAAAGACAAACCATTTCATATCATTTAATAAAAGGTAAGTTTATATAATGATGCCTTTTAAATGGGGTTTCTTGAATATTTAAAAACTTTTCCATGACTGAAAATTCAAGGGACACGTTTGTTGCCATATTTCGATAATTACCCAAATCAAACACGTTTgaatttaacatgttttttttttattttttatatttatccccttttctccccaatttggaatgcccaattcccactacttagtaggtccttgtggtggcgtggttactcacctcaatccaggtggtagaggacaagtctcagttgcttccgcttctgagacaatcaatccgcgcatcttatcacgtggctcgttgtgcatgacaccgcggagactcccagtatGTGGAGGCtgatgctactctccgcgatccacgcacaacttaccacgcaccccattgagagtgagaaccactaattgcgaccacaaggaggttaccccatgtgactctaccctccctagcaaccgggccaatttggttgcttaggagacctggctggagtcactcagcacaccctggattcgaactcgcgactccaggggtggtagtcagcatcaatactcgctgagctacccaggccccttgtcttgtgtatgtttacatcattttaaaaaaaaataaataaataaaaataaaaggaaaaacaattgaaaaacagcacagatggaacGCTaaaacgcgttcggtgtgaacgacccctacGTATGCGGGCTGAAACTGTTAAAACAAGCAAAGTATAAAGGCACGGGATCTGATTTAGAGCAACTCTCTGAGCTTGTACTTTCAGCACTGCATGGCTGATTACCTTCTTTgacattcagagtaaatattaAGTTTTAACTGATGCTCCTGCCTGTGCGCACCTGCAGCACATTGAAGCCTGTCCTTTATTCCCTCTTCTCTCTGTCTCATTTTGTGCCCTTGTTAATTGTCACCTTATACAAATCAGTCaggcaaaacaaataaacattgtttactTGGCTTGACACTATTAGTCTAAAGTAATTTACAAAAGTGCAGTATTTGCAGGTCCAGTCCCGCTCAAGTCACTGGGTCAAGTGTGTTGCTTACAGACACAATCCTTGTAATAGAAGGATCAGCAAGTGTTTAGTCTCTGGGTCATCTCAACCTGAGACTAAACCCTCAATCAATGTTTTAGAAGTGtacagtcttaaagggatagttcaagcaTTCTCATTCTGTTTCAAACCCATAGGACTTttattgtgtggaacacaaaaatagttaTATAGTAGAATGTCCCAGCTGCTctcttccattcaatgaaagtgaacggtgtcCTCAGCTGTCCCTGGCCCCTATTCACTGTCATTTTAAGGAAacgagcagcttggacattctgctagatatctacatttttattccactgaagAAATTAAGGCATGTAGGTTTTGAACTATATGAAGTGTGTAAATGATGGCAGACTtgtaatttttggtgaactgtccttttaatcaTTAGGCTTCCAGAACCCCATAAAAACCCTACCATTGTTGAGGCCATAAACTGTAAATGCTGTAACAGATTCTGAATATAGGCCAAGTTGACATGctaaattttaaatgttattaatctTTTGGCATGTTTTCTATTTACGTCATAATGACCTCACCTTTAACTAGCAAAAGattaaaaatgtagaatattccTGTAGAGGCAGAGTCGGAAATGTTTACTGCTTTTGTTATGCAAGGAAAAAGTCTGTGAGCCATCATGATGTACCAATATCTTAAAAATACACAGCAGTgagtgttttttgaccttttcTTCCAGAGACTAACACTGGTGCAAACACAAAGGAATGTGTCTTGCTTTACATGACTGAATGGCATCCCTTGGAGCATCACACACAACTAAGAGCTAGCCTTTCTGGCTCTCCCTGTGCCCATTACTGAAGTATCCAAGCCAAAAGGAATAGAATTTCAGGATAATGTTCTTTTCTCAGCTGTTTCAGGGAAATGTGAGCAGAAGAACATGTTTTCTTAATCCAGAGTACTCCTGAAGTCATGCCAATTTTCAGTCAGTGTGCATTCTGAGAAACAGCCAGTTCCCATATCAACTTATGGCCCCATATTTTGGCTATGTACCCTCATTTTTCTTGTTTCTGTGTGTCGGTTTGAAGGAGAAGGCAGAAAGAATTATCGTGATCAATAATTATGTGCTTGCTACTTTCAGCAGAGACCTCTAGAAGTGGCAGTTACATGCTTGTACATCCAGCACATCATACCCAGCCAATGATGGCCTAAGGGTGCCCTTGTTTACATGCTCTTTTGGTTTGAGTCTGAGAGATGCCTCAGGC carries:
- the LOC127410171 gene encoding DNA-binding protein inhibitor ID-2-like — protein: MKAVSPVRSIRKPALYFSEHNDRGISRIKTSLDDPLSLLYNMNDCYSRLKELVPSLPQNKSVSKMEILQHVIDYILDLQIALEQNPLGQAPPQKTVKSLGADISIISFQPSIPQRDLNSDDLMALSR